From Pseudomonas poae, the proteins below share one genomic window:
- a CDS encoding YfjI family protein, protein MQLCEAFEPPQPLLECQQAPLPYPVEALGDLLGPAVERLAEVIGVPCAMAAQSVLATAALVSQGHANAQLDGRTYPLSLYLLTVASSGDRKSAVDHLALKAARDWERQQWTQYAEKLKAYRAASNIMAKPKTAKKHAEAEGGEQSEPVPPRLIIAEPTIEALVKSLCHGLPSMGLFNDEGGQFLGSSTMSKENLLKAITTLSMLWDGSPIDRARSMAGESLRAYDRRLSLHLMLQPYLANQLFKDPVINGQGILGRCLISWPERLAGQRLYRAIDLSRDAKVQRYQQRISALLQKPWLLHQDGSLNPTTLELTPRARRAWIDIHDTIECQSGEFGELAGVQPVASKAAANVLRIAGVLAMVEEASALDEAHIQRASTLMDYYLAEIQRLTEQEPVNSRREEADRLLRWLVQKGWTHFTIRDVNRNGPRFARKSADHTASLLVVLITHRWLSSRDGKTFEVRHVSPQ, encoded by the coding sequence ATGCAACTGTGCGAAGCGTTCGAACCCCCACAACCATTGCTGGAGTGCCAGCAGGCGCCACTGCCCTACCCGGTCGAAGCACTCGGGGATCTGTTGGGCCCTGCGGTCGAGCGACTGGCCGAGGTGATTGGCGTGCCCTGCGCCATGGCTGCACAGTCGGTGCTGGCTACCGCTGCCTTGGTGAGCCAGGGCCACGCCAATGCCCAACTCGACGGTCGAACCTATCCGCTGTCCCTCTACCTACTGACGGTGGCGTCCTCGGGGGATCGCAAAAGCGCGGTGGACCATCTGGCACTGAAGGCGGCGCGCGACTGGGAACGACAGCAGTGGACCCAGTATGCGGAAAAGCTCAAAGCCTATCGCGCCGCCAGCAACATCATGGCCAAGCCCAAAACCGCAAAGAAACACGCGGAGGCGGAAGGCGGTGAGCAGTCCGAACCGGTACCGCCAAGACTGATCATTGCCGAACCGACCATCGAGGCCCTGGTCAAAAGCCTGTGCCATGGCTTGCCCAGCATGGGTTTGTTCAATGATGAAGGTGGCCAATTCTTGGGTAGCAGCACCATGAGCAAAGAGAATCTGCTCAAGGCAATCACCACCTTGTCGATGCTGTGGGATGGCAGCCCGATCGACCGGGCGCGCTCCATGGCCGGAGAAAGCCTGCGGGCCTATGACCGCCGCCTCAGCCTGCATCTGATGCTGCAACCCTACCTGGCCAACCAACTTTTCAAAGACCCGGTGATCAATGGCCAAGGCATCCTGGGCCGTTGTCTGATCAGTTGGCCCGAGCGCCTGGCCGGCCAGCGGCTCTATAGGGCGATCGACTTGAGCCGGGATGCCAAAGTCCAGCGCTACCAGCAGCGGATCAGCGCCCTGCTGCAAAAGCCCTGGTTGCTTCACCAGGATGGCTCACTCAATCCCACCACGCTGGAGCTGACTCCCCGGGCCCGACGGGCCTGGATCGATATTCACGACACCATCGAGTGCCAGTCGGGCGAGTTCGGCGAGCTGGCCGGCGTCCAGCCTGTCGCGAGCAAGGCGGCGGCGAATGTGCTGCGCATCGCAGGTGTACTGGCCATGGTTGAAGAGGCCAGTGCCTTGGACGAAGCACACATCCAGCGCGCCTCCACGTTGATGGATTACTACCTGGCCGAGATTCAGCGCCTGACCGAACAGGAGCCGGTCAATAGCCGACGCGAGGAAGCAGATCGGCTGCTGCGCTGGCTGGTGCAGAAAGGCTGGACCCACTTCACCATCCGCGACGTCAATCGCAACGGCCCTCGTTTTGCCCGCAAGAGCGCTGACCATACCGCCTCTTTATTGGTCGTACTGATCACTCATCGCTGGCTGAGCAGCCGCGACGGAAAAACTTTCGAGGTCCGCCATGTTTCGCCTCAATGA
- a CDS encoding integrase domain-containing protein yields the protein MALVGRRDGRNFGYGRQLSYAGPQALKDLFAGGHFATVKAHSDRWQAFVRWCRSEDGPGYNDARQIDRQTLQDYAAYLRQQIQQGELCIATAQNRLSSVNRTLAALRGDQDVRIASPSQALGQKRSNVRTRAPDGQDRQQVQRVLEVLGEQHHERVAAIVLLARATGMRLREVILADLPRLQCEAEHLGRINIQDGTKGGRSGASAPRWIAANEEVKAALQLARHASPTGSRNLLARDESYAAFLQQTVLPARETLHEQGLKGFHELRAAYACERYEQLTGHAAPINGGHCYRIDRDLDQQARQQISLELGHNRIDVVSAYIGGRA from the coding sequence ATGGCTCTGGTCGGTCGGCGTGATGGTCGCAACTTTGGCTATGGCCGCCAGCTGAGCTACGCCGGCCCACAAGCGCTCAAGGATTTGTTTGCCGGCGGCCACTTCGCCACGGTCAAAGCGCATAGTGATCGCTGGCAGGCGTTTGTGCGTTGGTGTCGATCAGAGGACGGCCCCGGTTACAACGATGCGCGCCAGATCGATCGACAGACGCTGCAAGACTACGCCGCTTACCTGCGCCAGCAGATCCAGCAAGGTGAACTCTGCATCGCTACCGCGCAGAACCGCCTGAGCAGCGTCAACCGCACCCTCGCGGCGCTGCGCGGTGATCAGGACGTGAGGATCGCCAGCCCGAGTCAGGCGTTGGGACAGAAGCGCTCGAACGTACGCACCCGCGCACCGGATGGCCAAGACCGTCAACAGGTGCAACGAGTGCTTGAGGTGCTTGGCGAACAGCACCATGAGCGGGTGGCCGCGATTGTCCTGCTGGCCCGAGCAACTGGCATGCGCCTGCGCGAGGTGATCTTGGCTGACCTGCCACGATTGCAATGCGAAGCCGAACACTTAGGGCGCATCAACATCCAGGACGGCACCAAAGGCGGCCGCTCAGGGGCTTCAGCGCCGCGATGGATCGCGGCTAATGAAGAGGTGAAGGCGGCTCTGCAGTTGGCTCGTCATGCGTCGCCGACCGGCAGCCGCAACTTGCTGGCCCGAGACGAAAGCTACGCCGCGTTCCTGCAACAGACCGTGCTCCCCGCCCGAGAAACGCTGCATGAACAAGGGCTGAAGGGTTTTCATGAACTGCGAGCGGCCTACGCCTGCGAGCGTTACGAGCAGCTCACGGGCCACGCCGCCCCGATCAATGGTGGCCACTGCTATCGCATTGACCGCGACCTTGATCAGCAGGCGCGCCAACAGATCAGCCTTGAACTCGGGCATAACCGGATCGATGTAGTTTCGGCCTACATTGGAGGTCGGGCATGA
- a CDS encoding class I SAM-dependent DNA methyltransferase, whose translation MSISSTIKSIQDIMRKDVGVDGDAQRIGQLVWLLFLKIFDDREQEWELMDDNYRSPIPDSCRWRNWAADPEGMTGDALKDFIDNNLFPQLQNLHEYSNTPSAFVVRSVFEDAYNYMKSGQLLRQVINKIQEGVDFNKAQERHEFGNLYEQLLRDLQNAGNAGEFYTPRPVTEFMVRMVDPKLDEKVMDPACGTGGFLTCAIEHKRSRYVKTAEDERTLQASIFGVEKKPLPHLLATTNMILHGIEVPNQIRHDNTLRKPLISWGPSERVHCIVANPPFGGMEEDGIETNFPAAFRTRETADLFLVLIMQLLKDGGRAAVVLPDGFLFGEGIKSRIKEKLLTECNLHTIVRLPNGVFNPYTSIKTNLLFFTKGTPTKQVWFYEHQYPTGVKNYSKTRPMRIEEFAVEQDWWGNEVDGFAARVENEFAWRVGIEELRARNWNIDCKNPHIGEQIIHNPDKLLRNYASLQGEISDLREQLKSVLAEALERQV comes from the coding sequence ATGTCCATTAGCTCCACCATCAAGTCCATCCAGGACATCATGCGCAAAGACGTTGGCGTAGACGGCGACGCCCAGCGTATCGGCCAGTTGGTTTGGCTGCTGTTCCTGAAAATCTTCGATGACCGCGAGCAGGAGTGGGAGCTGATGGACGACAACTACCGCTCGCCCATTCCCGACAGTTGCCGCTGGCGTAACTGGGCCGCCGATCCGGAAGGCATGACCGGCGATGCGCTGAAGGACTTTATCGACAACAACCTGTTCCCCCAGTTACAGAACCTGCACGAGTACAGCAATACGCCATCGGCCTTCGTGGTGCGCAGCGTGTTTGAAGATGCCTACAACTACATGAAATCCGGGCAACTGCTGCGCCAGGTGATCAACAAAATTCAGGAAGGCGTGGACTTCAACAAGGCCCAGGAGCGCCACGAGTTCGGCAATCTCTACGAGCAACTGCTGCGCGACCTGCAGAACGCCGGTAACGCCGGCGAGTTTTACACCCCTCGTCCGGTCACCGAATTTATGGTGCGCATGGTCGATCCGAAGTTGGACGAAAAGGTCATGGACCCGGCCTGCGGCACCGGCGGCTTCCTCACCTGTGCCATCGAACACAAACGCAGCCGCTATGTAAAAACCGCCGAAGACGAACGGACCCTGCAGGCCAGCATCTTCGGTGTGGAGAAAAAGCCGCTACCGCACCTGCTTGCCACTACGAACATGATCCTGCACGGCATCGAAGTGCCGAATCAGATTCGCCACGACAATACCCTGCGTAAACCACTGATCAGCTGGGGACCAAGTGAGCGCGTGCACTGCATCGTCGCCAATCCACCGTTCGGTGGCATGGAAGAAGACGGCATCGAAACCAACTTCCCAGCGGCCTTCCGCACTCGTGAGACGGCAGACCTGTTTTTAGTGTTGATCATGCAGTTGCTGAAAGACGGTGGCCGCGCCGCCGTGGTGCTACCCGATGGCTTTCTGTTTGGCGAAGGCATCAAAAGCCGCATCAAGGAAAAACTGCTGACCGAGTGCAACCTGCACACAATCGTTCGCCTGCCCAACGGCGTGTTCAACCCCTACACCAGCATCAAGACCAACCTGCTGTTCTTCACCAAGGGCACACCGACTAAACAGGTGTGGTTCTACGAACACCAGTACCCGACCGGCGTAAAGAACTACTCCAAGACTCGCCCCATGCGTATCGAAGAATTTGCCGTGGAACAAGACTGGTGGGGCAATGAGGTCGATGGTTTCGCCGCGCGGGTTGAGAACGAATTTGCCTGGAGGGTCGGCATTGAGGAACTGCGGGCGCGCAACTGGAACATAGACTGCAAGAATCCGCATATCGGCGAGCAGATAATCCATAACCCAGACAAGCTGCTGCGTAACTACGCAAGCTTGCAAGGCGAAATTAGCGACCTCCGCGAGCAGCTTAAATCCGTGCTGGCTGAAGCCTTGGAGCGCCAGGTATGA
- a CDS encoding DEAD/DEAH box helicase family protein: protein MDKKSLSERDICSKYIAPAVQQAGWDMHKQVREEVSFTKGRIIVRGKLHSRGEARRADFILYHQANLPIAVIEAKDNKHSVGSGMQQALGYAEALDVPFVFSSNGDGFLFHDRSGTGSQVETELNLYQFPSPSELWHRYCQWKGLDTTAQHKIEAPYYDDGSGRMPRYYQMNAINRTVEAVARGQDRILLVMATGTGKTYTAFQIIWRLWKSKQKKRILFLADRNILVDQTKNNDFKPFGQAMTKIAKRQIDTSYEIYLSLYQAVTGTDEEMNIYKQFSRDFFDLIVIDECHRGSASEDSAWREILDYFSSATHVGLTATPKETKEVSSITYFGEPIYSYTLKQGIEDGFLAPYKVVRIDFDKDLQGWRPPKGMLDKNGELIEDRIYNLKDMDRTLVIEARTQLVAQKVTELLKATDPFQKTIVFCDDINHAERMRQALVNLNPERVAENRKYVMRITGDDQEGKAELDNFINPEERYPVIATTSKLMTTGVDAQTCKLIVLDQHIKSMTEFKQIIGRGTRINEDYGKYWFTIMDFKKATELFADPAFDGDPVVIYAPEGDDSPVPPDDPLADEDGISAGNDNEGDDLDFTGEDEGKKRIKYVIDNVPIYVIAERVQYYGPDGRLITESLHDYTRTCVQKQFASLDDFLRRWSDSEQKKVIIEEMAVQGVMWEALAEEVEKKQGKPLDPFDLICHVAFDQPALSRHERAEQVRKRNYFAKYSGAARQVLEALVDKYADTGVEHIEDIKILQLDPFSQFGAPMELVKAFGGKAGYNKAIHELEDELYAS from the coding sequence ATGGACAAAAAGTCGCTTTCCGAGCGGGACATCTGCAGCAAGTACATCGCCCCAGCCGTTCAGCAAGCTGGATGGGACATGCACAAGCAGGTGCGCGAGGAAGTTAGCTTTACCAAAGGCCGCATTATCGTCCGGGGTAAACTTCACAGCCGTGGCGAAGCACGCCGTGCAGATTTCATCCTCTACCACCAAGCCAACCTGCCTATCGCTGTAATCGAAGCGAAGGACAACAAGCACTCCGTTGGCTCCGGCATGCAGCAAGCCCTGGGCTATGCAGAGGCGCTGGACGTACCGTTCGTGTTCTCCAGCAATGGCGATGGCTTCCTGTTTCACGACCGCAGCGGCACAGGCAGCCAGGTAGAAACCGAACTCAACCTTTACCAATTCCCCAGCCCTTCCGAACTTTGGCACCGCTACTGCCAGTGGAAGGGGCTGGATACAACAGCCCAACACAAGATCGAAGCGCCCTACTACGACGACGGCTCCGGACGCATGCCTCGCTATTACCAGATGAATGCCATCAACCGCACCGTCGAGGCTGTGGCGCGCGGCCAAGACCGTATTCTGCTGGTGATGGCTACGGGCACTGGCAAGACCTACACCGCTTTCCAAATCATCTGGCGTCTGTGGAAATCGAAACAGAAGAAACGCATCCTGTTTCTGGCCGACCGCAACATCCTGGTTGACCAGACAAAGAACAACGACTTCAAGCCCTTCGGCCAAGCGATGACCAAAATCGCCAAACGCCAGATCGACACCTCCTACGAAATCTATCTGTCGCTCTATCAGGCCGTCACCGGCACTGATGAAGAGATGAACATCTACAAGCAGTTCTCCCGCGACTTCTTCGACCTGATCGTGATCGACGAATGCCACCGTGGCAGCGCCTCCGAGGATTCCGCCTGGCGTGAAATCCTCGACTACTTTTCCAGCGCTACCCATGTCGGCCTCACCGCCACACCGAAGGAAACCAAAGAGGTTTCCAGCATCACCTACTTCGGTGAGCCGATTTACAGCTACACCTTGAAGCAAGGCATCGAAGACGGCTTTCTCGCCCCCTACAAAGTGGTGCGCATCGACTTCGACAAAGACCTGCAAGGCTGGCGGCCACCTAAAGGCATGCTCGATAAGAACGGCGAGCTGATCGAAGACCGCATCTACAACCTCAAGGATATGGACCGCACCCTGGTGATCGAGGCGCGCACCCAACTGGTGGCGCAGAAGGTTACCGAACTCCTCAAGGCCACAGATCCGTTTCAGAAAACCATCGTCTTCTGCGACGACATCAACCACGCCGAGCGCATGCGCCAGGCACTGGTCAACCTCAACCCCGAGCGTGTGGCCGAGAATCGCAAGTACGTCATGCGGATCACCGGCGATGACCAGGAAGGTAAGGCCGAACTGGATAACTTCATCAACCCGGAAGAGCGCTACCCGGTGATTGCCACTACCAGCAAACTGATGACCACCGGGGTGGACGCTCAGACCTGCAAGCTGATCGTGCTCGACCAGCACATCAAATCGATGACCGAGTTCAAGCAAATCATCGGTCGCGGCACTCGCATCAACGAGGACTACGGCAAATACTGGTTCACCATCATGGATTTCAAAAAGGCCACCGAGCTGTTTGCCGACCCGGCCTTCGATGGAGACCCAGTGGTGATCTACGCGCCAGAAGGCGATGACTCCCCCGTACCGCCGGATGACCCGCTTGCCGATGAAGATGGCATAAGCGCAGGCAACGATAACGAGGGTGATGACCTGGATTTTACCGGCGAAGATGAGGGCAAAAAACGCATCAAGTACGTCATCGACAACGTCCCGATTTATGTCATCGCCGAGCGTGTGCAGTATTACGGTCCGGATGGCCGACTGATCACCGAATCGCTGCACGACTACACCCGCACCTGCGTACAAAAGCAGTTCGCTTCCCTGGATGACTTCCTTCGGCGCTGGAGTGATTCCGAGCAAAAGAAAGTCATCATCGAGGAGATGGCCGTCCAGGGTGTAATGTGGGAAGCCTTGGCGGAAGAGGTGGAAAAGAAACAGGGCAAGCCGCTCGATCCGTTCGATCTGATCTGCCACGTCGCCTTTGATCAGCCCGCCCTATCACGCCACGAGCGAGCCGAGCAGGTGAGAAAACGCAACTATTTCGCCAAGTATTCTGGCGCAGCCCGCCAGGTTCTAGAGGCCTTAGTGGATAAGTACGCCGATACTGGCGTCGAACATATCGAGGACATCAAAATCCTGCAGCTCGACCCATTCAGCCAGTTCGGCGCGCCCATGGAGTTGGTCAAAGCCTTTGGCGGCAAGGCTGGCTACAACAAAGCTATCCACGAACTGGAAGACGAGCTTTACGCAAGCTAA